The genomic interval AGGCATCACGGTAGCGCAACCGATTTCTTGCAAACGTTTGGCCAGCAAGGGATCGGCATTAATATAGGGCAAAACGGCGAATCCTTCTTTCACCAGTTGCTCGGCCGCTTCCAAAGTCCCGATGGGATCGGGGAGCAAATATTTAGGATCGGGAATCACTTCTAACTTGATAAAATTATTATCTTCCTGACCCAGTAGTTTGGCCATTTCGCGCCCCAGTCGGGCAACTCGCACGGCATCTTCTGCGGTTTGACAGCCAGCAGTATTGGGTAACATCCAGATCTTTTGCCAATCAATGGCTTCCGCTAATCCTTCATGGCCAGGGGCGTTCGTTTGTACCCGCCGCACTGCCACCGTTACAATTTGGCAACCACTGGCAACAATGCTCTGTTGCATTTCGGTAAAGGAGCGATATTTACCTGTGCCAGTCATTAGGCGCGAGTTAAAGGTTTTGCCAGCAATTTCTAAGGGGGAATCTCCTGGGATGTCAGGATCAGCTTGTTGTTGAGAAATACTCGGATCGAGGGTTTGCATGGTTGGATATAACGTTGGACAATTGTTTAGCTTAACGGTTCTTTTCCCGTTATTGAGGGGGGATAGGATTTGAATCGGGATGACAGGATTTGAACCTGCGGCCCCCTCGTCCCGAACGAGGTGCGCTACCAAGCTGCGCTACATCCCGGTAAACTATGTAGGTTATCCGATGATAACATGCGATCGCCCCATTGAGGTAAAAATTCCCCAATCTTGTTAGGATAAACGTCAGTAACTCAACACAGGAAAAAGAGTACGGTGACGGTTAAACCAGATTGGCTCAGGGTTAAAGCTCCCCAATGGCAGCGAGTGGGTGACGTGAAAACGACCCTCCGCGATTTAGGCCTCAATACAGTTTGCGAAGAAGCGTCCTGTCCTAACATCGGTGAATGTTTCAATGCCGGTACAGCGACCTTTCTAATTATGGGGCCCGCTTGTACAAGGGCTTGTCCCTATTGTGATATAGACTTTGAGAAAAAGCCCCAACCCCTTGACCCCACTGAACCCCAACGGTTAGGGGAAGCGGTACATCGGATGGGACTCAAGCATGTGGTAATTACGGCGGTTAATCGGGATGATTTACCTGATGGGGGGGCCAGTCAATTTGTCCGTTGTATTGAGGCTGTCCGCGCCTTGATGCCCCAAACCACGATTGAAGTATTGATTCCGGATCTCTGTGGTAATTGGCAGGCTCTAGAGACGATTTTGAACGCTCGTCCAGAGGTTCTCAACCATAATACAGAAACCGTTCCTCGGCTGTATCGGCGCGTTCGTCCCCAAGGGAATTATCAGCGTTCTTTGGAGGTTTTAAGGCGATCGCGACAACTCTCCCCCCAAATCTACACCAAATCAGGGATCATGGTTGGACTCGGGGAAACCGATGAAGAGGTGCGCCAAGTGATGGCCGAGTTACGTGAAGTAGACTGCGATATCCTCACTATCGGTCAATATCTGCAACCGACTCCCAAACATTATCCCCTGAACCGGTTTGTCCCTCCCGAAGAATTCGACGCTTGGCGCGTATTCGGAGAATCATTAGGCTTTCTGCAAGTCGTCTCTTCTCCCCTGACTCGGAGTTCCTACCATGCTGAACAAGTCCAAGACTTGATGAAGCAAGCACCCAGATAACCCCTGAATCTCTGGGTGATTTTCTCAGGCAACCGTAAATCAGCACCCTTGGTGGGCAGGATCTGCTTGTAGACTTGTAGAATTTGAATCATATTGCCGCCTTTTCCTGCCCACCCTACCGGCCAATGACGGGGTTTGAGACCCAGGAATGATAGGCTAAACCCAGATGTATCTGGCATCACGGTTTGATGGATAGTCCCAATTTTGCTCGCTCTTCCTCCACACCTAGCCCCAAAACCTTAACCCGACGTTTGGGAACGGTGGCTCGAACGCCTCAGCAACGATGGCAAATTTTTCAGCCTGCTCCAGAGGTTGAACACTTTGCCCAACAGGTGAATTTATCTCCGTTAATTGCCCAGGTATTGCACAATCGAGGGATTGAAACTCTGGAGGAAGCCCAAAGATATCTTAATCCGGATCAACTGCAACTTCCCCATCCCTTGGCAGAATTCCCCGATTTACAAAAAAGTGTGGCGTTGCTGAAAGAGGCGATCGCCCAAAGACAAAAAATTGCTATCTGTGGAGATTATGATGCCGATGGTATGACCAGTACCGCCCTCTTATTACGCAGCTTGAAGCATTTAGGCGCTCAGGTCGATTATGCCATTCCCAGTCGCATGAGCGAAGGCTATGGAATTAATCGCCGCATTGTAGAAGAGTTTCACCAAGACGGGATAGAGATTATTCTCACGGTAGATAATGGAATTGCGGCCTATGATCCCATTGCACGGGCCATTGAATTAGGCTTAACGGTGATTATTACCGATCACCACGAACTACCCAGCCAATTACCGCCAGCAACAGCTATTTTAAATCCTAAACTCTTACCAGTTACCTCTCCCTACGCTTCAGTGGCCGGAGTTGGGGTAGCCTACATTCTTGCCATTACTTTAGCCCAAGAGTTAGGACAGGCCAAAGCCATTTATCCCCTTTGTTTAGAATTATTCACATTAGGTACGATCGCCGATCTTGCACCCTTAACCGGGGTGAACCGTCGTTGGTTAAAGCGGGGATTAAGTCGTTTACCCC from Roseofilum capinflatum BLCC-M114 carries:
- a CDS encoding thiazole synthase yields the protein MQTLDPSISQQQADPDIPGDSPLEIAGKTFNSRLMTGTGKYRSFTEMQQSIVASGCQIVTVAVRRVQTNAPGHEGLAEAIDWQKIWMLPNTAGCQTAEDAVRVARLGREMAKLLGQEDNNFIKLEVIPDPKYLLPDPIGTLEAAEQLVKEGFAVLPYINADPLLAKRLQEIGCATVMPLGSPIGSGQGIKNGANIGIIIENATVPVVVDAGIGTPSEAATAMEMGADALLINTAIAQSENPPAMAHAFRLATEAGRVAAVAGRIPIKAYASASSPLTGTIN